A window from Synechococcus sp. RSCCF101 encodes these proteins:
- a CDS encoding DUF3082 domain-containing protein, with translation MSDQPPSSPSGTDAEPTEQPKSSLSLLLGALTSGMLAWISLRLSGGLVHYFALHGGYQGSAIGESIASGLRTLLVGMAFLATFSFAFIGLGLLLVLGRRLITGSSGEAA, from the coding sequence ATGAGCGATCAACCCCCATCAAGCCCCTCAGGAACGGATGCGGAGCCGACCGAACAGCCCAAAAGCAGCCTGAGCCTGCTGCTGGGGGCACTCACCAGCGGCATGCTGGCCTGGATCAGCCTCAGGCTCAGCGGCGGACTCGTGCACTACTTCGCCCTGCACGGGGGCTATCAGGGCTCCGCGATCGGCGAGAGCATCGCCTCGGGGCTGCGCACGCTGCTGGTGGGGATGGCGTTCCTGGCCACCTTCAGCTTCGCCTTCATCGGCCTTGGCCTGCTGCTCGTGCTGGGTCGCCGACTGATCACGGGCAGCAGCGGAGAAGCCGCCTAG
- a CDS encoding pyruvate dehydrogenase complex E1 component subunit beta has translation MAETLLFNALREAIDEEMARDPHVCVMGEDVGHYGGSYKVTKDLYEKYGALRVLDTPIAENSFTGMAVGAAMTGLRPIVEGMNMGFLLLAFNQISNNMGMLRYTSGGNYTIPTVVRGPGGVGRQLGAEHSQRLEAYFHAVPGIKIVAVSTPTNAKGLLKAAIRDDNPVLFFEHVLLYNLSETIPSGDYTCALDQADLVREGRDLTILTYSRMRHHCLKAVSQLEQEGVDVELIDLISLKPFDLETICRSIRKTHRVIVVEECMKTGGIGAELIATITDHCFDDLDARPIRLSSQDIPTPYNGTLENHTIIQPHQIVDAARQLMAGEV, from the coding sequence GTGGCGGAGACACTTCTCTTCAACGCCCTGCGCGAAGCCATCGACGAGGAGATGGCCCGCGATCCCCATGTCTGTGTCATGGGTGAGGACGTCGGTCATTACGGCGGTTCCTACAAAGTCACCAAGGATCTCTACGAGAAATACGGCGCCCTCAGGGTGCTCGACACCCCCATCGCCGAGAACAGTTTCACCGGCATGGCTGTCGGTGCTGCGATGACCGGTCTGCGGCCGATCGTGGAAGGCATGAACATGGGCTTTCTGCTCCTGGCCTTCAACCAGATTTCCAACAACATGGGGATGCTGCGCTACACCAGCGGCGGCAACTACACCATCCCCACGGTTGTGCGGGGCCCGGGTGGCGTCGGCCGCCAGCTGGGAGCTGAGCACAGCCAGCGCCTCGAGGCCTATTTCCACGCTGTTCCCGGCATCAAGATCGTGGCGGTGAGCACGCCGACCAACGCCAAGGGGCTGCTGAAGGCTGCAATCCGCGATGACAATCCCGTGCTCTTCTTCGAGCACGTTCTGCTCTACAACCTCAGCGAAACCATTCCCAGCGGCGACTACACCTGCGCCCTGGATCAGGCCGATCTGGTGCGTGAGGGCAGAGATCTGACGATCCTGACCTACTCGCGCATGCGCCATCACTGCCTCAAGGCCGTGAGCCAGCTCGAGCAGGAGGGTGTGGACGTGGAGCTCATCGATCTGATCAGCCTCAAGCCCTTCGATCTGGAGACCATCTGCCGTTCGATCCGGAAAACCCACCGGGTGATCGTGGTGGAGGAATGCATGAAGACCGGTGGTATCGGCGCCGAGCTGATCGCAACGATCACCGATCACTGCTTCGACGATCTCGATGCGCGCCCGATCCGGCTGTCCAGCCAGGACATCCCGACGCCCTACAACGGGACCCTGGAGAACCACACCATCATCCAGCCCCACCAGATCGTCGATGCCGCGCGTCAGCTGATGGCGGGCGAGGTCTGA
- the secD gene encoding protein translocase subunit SecD — protein sequence MARQQGWFALILALAIAAASVLTTFPLQLGLDLRGGSQLTLKALPAGSVSRVGPEELEAVQLVLERRINGLGVAESTLRTVGDDQLVLELPGEQDPTRAARVLGSTALLEFRAQREGTEESMRSLLGLRAQARAVLQVLEEGGSGGADADEPTTLDPEVIAELSSAISLDNDGQLSERDQLRAILQRVNEEIVALYEPAELTGKDLVTAGRQQEQNSQAWEVTLTFNREGGEAFAELTRRIAGTGRLLGIVLDGRSISEASVGPQFQAAGITGGGASITGRFTAEEARDLEVQLRGGALPLPILIQEVRTIGPTLGAANIRRSLVATLGGLALVAVFMVLIYRLSGVVAVVALALYALFNLAMYALVPVTLTLPGMAGFILSVGMAVDANVLIFERVKEELRGGNTLIRSIDAGFSLAFSSILDGHLTTLISCVALFSLGIGLVKGFALTLGIGVILSLFTALTCTRTLLRLLMSYKSLRRPELFLSSSQLPAAPVHPAST from the coding sequence ATGGCCCGGCAACAGGGTTGGTTCGCCCTGATTCTGGCCCTCGCCATTGCGGCGGCCTCGGTGCTGACCACCTTTCCACTCCAACTGGGGCTCGACCTCCGCGGCGGCAGTCAACTGACGCTGAAGGCGCTGCCCGCGGGTTCGGTCAGCCGCGTCGGGCCCGAGGAACTGGAGGCCGTGCAGCTGGTGCTCGAACGCCGCATCAATGGGCTCGGGGTTGCCGAATCCACCCTGCGCACGGTCGGTGACGACCAGCTGGTTCTTGAGCTGCCCGGCGAACAGGACCCGACCCGGGCCGCCCGGGTGCTGGGCTCCACCGCCCTGCTCGAGTTCCGGGCCCAGAGGGAGGGAACCGAGGAATCGATGCGCTCCCTGCTCGGCCTCAGGGCCCAGGCCCGCGCCGTGCTTCAGGTGCTGGAGGAGGGCGGGTCTGGTGGTGCCGATGCCGACGAGCCCACCACGCTCGATCCCGAGGTGATCGCCGAGCTGAGCAGCGCCATCTCCCTGGACAACGACGGCCAGCTGAGCGAGCGGGATCAGCTGCGGGCAATCCTGCAGCGGGTCAACGAGGAGATCGTGGCCCTCTACGAACCGGCGGAACTCACCGGCAAGGACCTGGTGACGGCTGGACGGCAGCAGGAGCAGAACTCCCAGGCCTGGGAAGTCACCCTCACCTTCAACCGCGAGGGGGGTGAGGCCTTCGCCGAACTCACCCGCCGCATCGCCGGCACTGGCAGGTTGCTCGGCATCGTTCTGGATGGACGCTCGATCAGTGAAGCGAGCGTGGGACCGCAGTTCCAGGCCGCGGGCATCACCGGCGGCGGCGCCTCGATCACGGGGCGCTTCACCGCCGAGGAGGCCCGGGACCTCGAGGTTCAGCTCCGCGGCGGCGCGCTGCCGCTTCCCATTCTCATCCAGGAGGTACGCACGATCGGCCCGACCCTCGGCGCCGCCAACATCCGCCGCTCGCTGGTGGCGACCCTGGGAGGCCTGGCCCTGGTGGCCGTGTTCATGGTGCTGATCTACCGGCTCTCGGGCGTCGTGGCGGTGGTGGCCCTCGCGCTCTATGCGCTCTTCAACCTGGCGATGTACGCGCTGGTGCCGGTCACTCTGACGCTGCCCGGCATGGCCGGTTTCATCCTGAGCGTGGGCATGGCGGTTGATGCCAACGTGCTCATCTTCGAGCGGGTGAAGGAGGAACTGCGCGGGGGTAACACCCTGATCCGTTCGATCGATGCCGGCTTCTCGCTGGCGTTCTCCTCCATCCTCGACGGCCATCTCACAACGTTGATCAGCTGCGTGGCCCTCTTCTCCCTCGGCATCGGCCTGGTCAAGGGCTTCGCCCTGACCCTGGGCATCGGGGTGATCCTCAGCCTGTTCACCGCACTCACCTGCACCCGCACCCTGCTGCGTCTGCTGATGAGCTACAAGTCGCTGCGCCGCCCCGAGCTCTTCCTCTCCAGCTCCCAGCTGCCGGCCGCACCGGTCCATCCCGCCAGCACCTGA
- the secF gene encoding protein translocase subunit SecF encodes MATTPSTPVVPQVPARRMLRFRINRHRRLVWTISLLACGLSLMAMAISWSRPSIGAPLRPGLDFTGGTQIQLERVCDPACDPLESRVVQERLAAITLPESPDRPTPDPSRARIQIVDQGRTLVLRLPALAPSQSQAVITALSEVTGPLEEGATAVDTIGPTLGAQLLRSSLISLLVSFAGIAVFISVRYDRLYAGLALFCLGHDVLIICGLFAWLGLLAGIEVDSLFAVSLLTIAGYSVNDTVVVFDRIREQRQSGAVQTADGEPNATGPGEPSLVQSIDTAVSATFTRTIYTSTTTLLPLLALILFGGSTLVWFGVALASGVVVGSWSSIAIAPTLLALLQKRS; translated from the coding sequence ATGGCCACCACCCCGTCCACCCCGGTTGTCCCCCAGGTTCCCGCCCGCCGGATGCTGCGCTTCCGCATCAACCGGCATCGGCGCCTGGTCTGGACCATCTCGCTGCTGGCCTGCGGCCTGAGCCTGATGGCGATGGCCATCAGCTGGAGTCGGCCCTCCATCGGCGCTCCACTCCGGCCGGGCCTCGATTTCACCGGCGGGACCCAGATCCAGCTGGAGCGCGTCTGCGATCCCGCCTGTGACCCGCTGGAGAGCCGTGTCGTGCAGGAGCGGCTCGCTGCCATCACGCTGCCGGAGTCGCCGGATCGCCCGACCCCCGACCCCTCGCGCGCCCGGATCCAGATCGTGGATCAGGGCCGCACGCTCGTTTTGCGCCTGCCCGCCCTGGCCCCATCCCAGAGCCAGGCGGTGATCACCGCCCTGAGCGAGGTGACCGGCCCGCTGGAGGAGGGCGCCACCGCCGTGGACACCATCGGGCCGACGCTGGGGGCCCAGCTGCTGCGCAGCAGCCTGATCTCCCTGCTGGTCAGCTTCGCCGGCATCGCGGTCTTCATCAGCGTCCGCTACGACCGCCTCTATGCGGGCCTGGCCCTGTTCTGCCTGGGCCACGATGTGCTGATCATCTGCGGGCTGTTCGCCTGGCTCGGCCTGCTGGCCGGCATCGAGGTGGACAGCCTCTTCGCCGTGTCCCTGCTGACGATCGCCGGATATTCGGTGAACGACACCGTGGTGGTCTTCGACCGGATCCGGGAGCAGCGCCAGAGCGGTGCGGTCCAGACAGCCGATGGCGAGCCCAACGCAACCGGTCCGGGCGAACCGAGCCTGGTGCAGTCGATCGACACCGCCGTGTCGGCCACTTTCACCCGCACCATCTACACCTCCACCACCACCCTGCTGCCCCTCCTGGCCCTGATCCTGTTCGGAGGCAGCACCCTGGTCTGGTTCGGGGTTGCCCTGGCCAGCGGCGTGGTGGTGGGCAGCTGGTCCAGCATCGCGATCGCACCGACCCTGCTGGCACTGCTGCAGAAGCGTTCATGA
- a CDS encoding AI-2E family transporter produces MKLADWIGLLGLITALLLLWSLRDVLILLFAAIVIAMAICTLVGVLQQRTSCSRPLALLLALLSLVLVGITVATVVIPPFISQFQQLLEQLPEAARTLVGLIREWQSWATQAVYGRGGSGAIWLQQLFPEGWPGSSALSDGLSSGLGGGVRGLLGLAGNLGNGLLRLLFVLAVSLMIAVQPGAYRQVFVLLVPSFYRRRFRAILTLCGEALSSWMVGLLISSLFVAILAGLGLLMLGVKLVVANALLAGLLNVIPNVGPTLSTVFPMAVALLENPWKALAVLVLYVLVQNVESYLITPSVMQHQVQLLPGLTLSAQFVFTVLFGPLGLLMALPLAVVLQVFIREILIHDILDPWRQRRRLA; encoded by the coding sequence GTGAAGCTGGCTGACTGGATCGGACTGCTGGGGCTGATCACGGCCCTGCTTCTGCTCTGGAGCCTGCGCGATGTCCTGATCCTGCTGTTTGCGGCCATCGTGATCGCGATGGCCATCTGCACTCTTGTGGGCGTCCTGCAGCAGCGCACCAGCTGCAGCCGCCCCCTGGCGCTCCTGCTCGCCCTCCTCTCCCTGGTGCTGGTGGGCATCACGGTGGCCACGGTGGTGATCCCGCCGTTCATCAGTCAGTTCCAGCAGTTGCTCGAGCAGTTGCCCGAGGCGGCGCGGACCCTGGTGGGGTTGATCCGCGAGTGGCAGAGCTGGGCCACCCAGGCGGTCTACGGCCGGGGGGGCAGCGGCGCCATCTGGCTGCAGCAGCTGTTCCCCGAGGGCTGGCCGGGCAGTTCGGCCCTCAGCGACGGACTCAGCAGTGGACTGGGCGGCGGCGTGCGCGGCCTTCTCGGTCTGGCGGGCAACCTGGGCAACGGCCTGCTGCGGCTGCTGTTCGTGCTGGCCGTCAGCCTGATGATCGCGGTGCAGCCCGGGGCGTACCGGCAGGTGTTCGTGCTGCTGGTGCCCTCCTTCTACCGCCGGCGCTTCCGCGCGATTCTCACTCTCTGCGGTGAGGCTCTGAGCAGCTGGATGGTGGGGCTGCTGATCAGTTCTCTGTTCGTGGCGATCCTCGCCGGCCTCGGTCTGCTCATGCTCGGGGTGAAGCTGGTGGTGGCCAATGCGTTGCTGGCCGGACTGCTCAATGTGATCCCGAACGTGGGGCCCACCCTGAGCACGGTCTTCCCGATGGCGGTCGCCCTGCTGGAGAACCCCTGGAAGGCTCTCGCCGTTCTGGTGCTCTACGTGCTGGTGCAGAACGTGGAGAGCTATCTGATCACCCCGTCGGTGATGCAGCACCAGGTCCAGTTGCTGCCGGGACTCACCCTCAGCGCCCAGTTCGTCTTCACCGTGCTGTTCGGGCCGCTGGGCCTGCTGATGGCCCTTCCGCTGGCCGTGGTTCTCCAGGTGTTCATCCGGGAGATTCTCATCCACGACATCCTCGATCCCTGGCGGCAGCGCCGTCGTCTCGCCTGA
- the psb28 gene encoding photosystem II reaction center protein Psb28, with translation MAAIQFFRGVDEPVVPDIRLTKSRDGITGQAIFVFEEPQALAPETMGDITGMFMVDEEGELVTREVKARFVNGKPFALEATYTWKSAADGDRLLRFAHRYAESAGLGYTGKDGEAG, from the coding sequence ATGGCGGCGATTCAGTTCTTCCGGGGTGTGGACGAACCCGTGGTGCCCGACATCCGGCTCACCAAATCCCGTGACGGCATCACCGGCCAGGCGATTTTCGTGTTCGAGGAGCCGCAGGCTCTGGCCCCGGAAACCATGGGCGACATCACCGGCATGTTCATGGTGGATGAGGAAGGCGAACTCGTCACCCGCGAGGTGAAGGCCCGCTTCGTCAACGGCAAGCCCTTCGCACTCGAGGCCACCTACACCTGGAAATCCGCCGCTGACGGGGATCGGTTGCTGCGGTTCGCCCACCGCTACGCCGAATCCGCCGGCCTGGGCTACACCGGCAAGGACGGTGAAGCTGGCTGA
- the mnmH gene encoding tRNA 2-selenouridine(34) synthase MnmH, protein MAQCQEVSAFLAGSGALLDVRSPSEHAQGRLPGSRNLPLFDDAERAAVGTAYKQQGRQQAIQLGLELVGPRLGALAEELRDEDASQPLRLYCWRGGMRSASVAWLAETVGREVRLLEGGYKRFRRWVLDAFAREWPLRVLAGRTGTGKTALLQALAARGVAVVDLEGLAQHRGSSFGGLGLPPQPSSEQFENRLALALHAHRDAPEIWLEAESAQIGRCRLPLSLFRSMGQAPTLEILRPRAWRLDQLVSDYGHHPPDQLREATLRIQRRLGPQRTAMALTAIDSGCWAEAAEPMLAYYDRCYDHELQRRPKPDSIDLEGLPAAAAAELLIRRGHCHSGSGSTEKAP, encoded by the coding sequence ATGGCGCAGTGTCAGGAGGTGAGCGCATTCCTCGCCGGCAGCGGTGCTCTCCTGGATGTGCGCAGCCCGTCCGAGCACGCGCAGGGACGGCTGCCGGGCAGCCGCAATCTGCCCCTCTTCGATGACGCGGAGCGGGCCGCCGTCGGCACCGCATACAAGCAGCAGGGCCGGCAGCAGGCCATCCAGCTTGGCCTTGAGCTGGTGGGACCGCGGCTGGGGGCCCTGGCGGAGGAGCTTCGCGATGAGGACGCGTCCCAGCCTCTGCGTCTGTACTGCTGGCGCGGCGGCATGCGCTCGGCGAGTGTGGCCTGGCTGGCCGAGACCGTCGGCCGGGAGGTGCGATTGCTGGAGGGCGGCTATAAGCGGTTCCGCCGCTGGGTGCTCGACGCGTTCGCTCGGGAGTGGCCGCTGCGGGTGCTGGCCGGTCGCACCGGCACCGGAAAGACGGCCCTGCTGCAGGCCCTTGCCGCCCGTGGTGTGGCGGTGGTGGACCTGGAGGGACTGGCGCAGCACCGCGGCAGCAGCTTCGGGGGCCTGGGTCTGCCCCCTCAGCCCAGCAGCGAGCAGTTCGAGAACCGGCTCGCCCTGGCGCTGCACGCCCATCGCGATGCCCCGGAGATCTGGCTGGAGGCGGAAAGTGCCCAGATCGGCCGCTGCCGCCTGCCGCTGAGCCTGTTCCGGTCCATGGGGCAGGCGCCCACCCTCGAGATCCTCCGCCCGCGCGCCTGGCGACTCGATCAGCTGGTGAGCGATTACGGCCACCATCCGCCCGATCAGCTGCGGGAGGCGACTCTGCGCATTCAACGGCGCCTGGGTCCCCAGCGCACGGCGATGGCTCTGACCGCTATCGATTCCGGCTGCTGGGCGGAGGCGGCTGAGCCGATGCTCGCCTACTACGACCGCTGCTACGACCACGAACTGCAGCGCCGGCCGAAGCCCGACAGCATCGATCTGGAGGGGCTCCCTGCCGCGGCGGCGGCGGAGCTTCTGATCCGCCGAGGCCATTGCCACAGCGGCAGCGGGAGCACGGAAAAGGCCCCTTAA
- a CDS encoding GUN4 domain-containing protein encodes MLSGPSTSRSLRSDDQLEAFLTGSARQRRTLATTIESQAGAIAGRLGELLSGFNPEGDDWAAGWLLQLAQRENPDGSDAPLARWPEGWLRADSAAGIDHAPLQLALLRCDFEQADRITSETLRALAGDGAIRRGYVYYSEVAPMPALDLQTLDRLWLTYSQGRFGFSVQGRLLKAAGGRWDRLWPRIGWKADGVWTRYPGSFTWTLEAPEGHMPLVNQLRGVRLMDALLNHPALAARVA; translated from the coding sequence ATGCTCAGCGGTCCATCCACCTCCCGCTCCCTCCGTTCCGATGACCAGCTCGAGGCCTTCCTGACAGGCTCGGCGAGGCAGCGACGCACCCTGGCCACCACCATCGAGAGTCAGGCCGGTGCGATCGCCGGCCGGCTGGGTGAGCTGCTGAGCGGCTTCAATCCGGAGGGTGATGACTGGGCCGCAGGCTGGCTCCTGCAGCTGGCCCAGAGGGAGAATCCCGACGGAAGCGATGCACCGCTGGCCCGCTGGCCCGAGGGCTGGCTCAGGGCGGATTCGGCGGCCGGTATCGATCACGCTCCCCTGCAGCTGGCCCTGCTCCGTTGCGACTTCGAGCAGGCCGACCGCATCACCAGCGAGACGCTGCGCGCCCTGGCCGGGGATGGCGCCATCCGGCGGGGGTACGTGTATTACAGCGAGGTCGCCCCGATGCCGGCCCTGGATCTGCAGACGCTGGACCGCCTCTGGCTCACCTATTCGCAGGGGCGTTTCGGGTTCAGTGTTCAGGGCCGGCTGCTCAAGGCGGCGGGAGGTCGCTGGGATCGGCTCTGGCCGCGCATCGGCTGGAAGGCCGACGGTGTCTGGACCCGCTATCCCGGATCCTTCACCTGGACGCTTGAGGCACCCGAGGGGCACATGCCCCTGGTGAACCAGCTGCGGGGTGTGCGCCTGATGGACGCCCTGCTCAACCACCCGGCACTGGCGGCACGCGTGGCGTGA
- a CDS encoding ATP-binding protein: MASRTVRLPLASLLSRLSFRWADFILPSTLQLSPLLEVLLEPVPCKEHTAELQLGLQEALVNAVRHGNGCDPRKVVRIRRVMTPNWMVWQIQDEGGGVPSGSRDALLPEQPEATCGRGLFLIHHCFDDVRWSPRGNRLQLGARRRSA, from the coding sequence ATGGCTTCTCGAACGGTCCGCCTGCCGCTGGCCTCCCTCCTCTCCCGCCTGAGTTTCCGCTGGGCCGATTTCATCCTCCCCTCCACCCTTCAGCTCTCTCCCTTGCTGGAGGTGCTTCTGGAGCCGGTTCCCTGCAAGGAGCACACAGCCGAACTGCAGCTGGGACTTCAGGAGGCCCTGGTCAATGCCGTGCGCCATGGCAACGGCTGCGACCCCCGCAAGGTGGTGCGCATCCGCCGGGTGATGACACCCAACTGGATGGTCTGGCAGATCCAGGACGAGGGGGGCGGTGTGCCGTCCGGATCCCGCGATGCGCTGCTGCCGGAGCAGCCGGAGGCCACCTGTGGACGGGGCCTGTTTCTCATCCATCACTGCTTTGATGATGTGCGCTGGAGCCCGCGGGGGAACCGGCTTCAGCTCGGCGCGCGGCGCCGTTCCGCCTGA
- a CDS encoding DUF6439 family protein, which produces MQSQQPCRAGSAADAPGGRSSDDRWHAASAPVSCSPSLRPDPRGRPPRPGPARMAAASVCFPVSPSTAWPAGSLDRARSLHDLLRLSDRDWHALKSDRRRRGAELLAAALTQLLSGGDPQDVTALVDQAGGWLRGELKDPGCPDHGVRRNGAARRAEAGSPAGSSAHHQSSDG; this is translated from the coding sequence ATGCAGTCGCAGCAACCGTGCCGTGCCGGCTCCGCAGCCGATGCACCCGGTGGACGGTCATCAGACGACCGATGGCATGCAGCCAGCGCACCGGTCTCATGCTCCCCGAGCCTCAGACCGGACCCCAGGGGGCGACCGCCTCGCCCCGGTCCGGCCAGGATGGCGGCTGCGAGTGTCTGCTTCCCCGTGTCTCCATCCACCGCCTGGCCTGCCGGAAGCCTCGACCGGGCGCGTTCGCTGCACGACCTGCTGAGGCTGTCTGATCGCGACTGGCATGCCCTCAAGTCCGATCGCCGTCGCCGTGGGGCGGAGCTTCTGGCCGCGGCTCTGACCCAGCTTCTCTCCGGTGGCGATCCACAGGACGTCACAGCCCTGGTGGATCAGGCCGGTGGCTGGCTCAGGGGTGAGCTGAAGGACCCTGGCTGCCCCGATCACGGTGTCAGGCGGAACGGCGCCGCGCGCCGAGCTGAAGCCGGTTCCCCCGCGGGCTCCAGCGCACATCATCAAAGCAGTGATGGATGA
- a CDS encoding class I SAM-dependent methyltransferase has protein sequence MPATLPYLAYQLLQDGKSVLGLTHKTVVSRVMTLMAPEGAAEAQPLSMEALQAIQASSRELLRRDWQDMESGQYPESLLFDDPWGTWLSRYPLLCLDIPAFWDRRRRGDTRDLPARPAGASLPAYYLQNFHHQTDGYLSDHSARLYDLQVEILFNGLAGAMRRRVIAPVRRGLEAFADRPAGACRILDVATGTGATLRQLMGAFPEAQLLGLDLSRAYLREASRRLGEVPGALPQVLEGNAEAMPYASGSMQAVTNVFLLHELPGPVRQKVLAECFRVLEPGGVLVLADSVQQADAAAFQPALENFSRAFHEPFYNDYVRDDIPARLAQAGFTDIEAESHFMTRVWSARRPLSEA, from the coding sequence ATGCCCGCCACCCTTCCTTATCTCGCCTACCAGCTCCTGCAGGACGGCAAGAGCGTGCTCGGCCTCACCCACAAAACCGTGGTCAGCCGGGTGATGACCCTGATGGCTCCGGAGGGAGCTGCCGAGGCCCAGCCCCTCTCCATGGAAGCCCTCCAGGCGATTCAGGCCTCCTCGCGGGAGCTGCTCCGACGCGACTGGCAGGACATGGAGTCGGGTCAGTACCCCGAGTCACTGCTGTTCGATGACCCCTGGGGCACCTGGCTGAGTCGCTACCCCCTGCTCTGTCTGGACATCCCGGCCTTCTGGGATCGCCGCCGTCGCGGTGACACGCGTGACCTCCCGGCTCGTCCGGCGGGAGCGTCGCTGCCGGCCTACTACCTGCAGAACTTCCACCACCAGACCGACGGCTACCTCAGCGACCACTCCGCCAGGCTCTACGACCTGCAGGTCGAGATCCTCTTCAACGGGCTGGCCGGCGCGATGCGCCGGCGGGTGATCGCTCCGGTGCGGCGCGGCCTCGAGGCCTTCGCAGACCGGCCCGCCGGGGCCTGCCGCATCCTCGATGTGGCCACCGGCACCGGAGCCACGCTCCGGCAGCTGATGGGGGCCTTCCCCGAGGCGCAGCTCCTCGGCCTCGATCTGTCGCGCGCCTACCTGCGCGAAGCCAGCCGGCGGCTGGGCGAGGTGCCCGGCGCTCTGCCTCAGGTGCTGGAGGGCAATGCCGAGGCCATGCCCTACGCCTCAGGCAGCATGCAGGCCGTCACCAACGTGTTCCTGCTGCACGAGCTGCCCGGACCGGTGCGCCAGAAGGTGCTCGCCGAGTGCTTCCGGGTTCTCGAACCGGGCGGTGTCCTGGTGCTGGCCGATTCGGTTCAGCAGGCCGATGCCGCGGCCTTCCAGCCGGCCCTGGAGAACTTCTCCCGTGCCTTCCACGAGCCCTTCTACAACGATTACGTCCGCGACGACATCCCCGCCCGACTGGCCCAGGCCGGGTTCACCGACATCGAGGCCGAGTCCCACTTCATGACACGGGTCTGGTCAGCGCGCCGGCCCCTGAGCGAGGCGTGA
- the glnA gene encoding type I glutamate--ammonia ligase — MASSPQDVLRTIKDEGIELIDLKFTDLHGKWQHLTVCTDLLDEAAFSEGVAFDGSSIRGWKAINESDMAMVPDPSTAWIDPFYSHKTLSLICSISDPRTGDPYGRCPRSLAAKALSYLEKTGIADTAFFGPEPEFFVFDDVRYESGYGSSSYSVDSIESPWNTGRMEEGGNLANKIQLKEGYFPVSPNDTVQDMRSDMLLTMGSLGVPIEKHHHEVASAQHELGMKFAQLIGAADNVMIYKYVVRNIAKKYGKTATFMPKPVFADNGTGMHVHQSLWKAGQPLFFGEGTYANLSQTARWYIGGLLRHAPSFLAFTNPTTNSYKRLVPGFEAPVNLVYSQGNRSAAVRIPLTGPNPKAKRLEFRSGDALANPYLAFSAMMMAGIDGVKNQIDPGDGTDVDLFELPAEELAKISTVPASLNGALEALDADKHYLMEGGVFSEDFISNWIDLKYEEVQQLRQRPHPHEFTMYYDA; from the coding sequence ATGGCTTCCAGCCCCCAGGACGTTCTCCGCACCATCAAGGATGAGGGGATTGAACTGATCGATCTCAAGTTCACCGATCTCCATGGCAAGTGGCAGCACCTGACGGTGTGCACCGACCTGCTCGATGAGGCGGCCTTCAGCGAGGGGGTGGCCTTCGACGGCTCCTCCATCCGGGGTTGGAAAGCGATCAATGAGTCGGACATGGCGATGGTGCCCGACCCCAGCACGGCCTGGATCGATCCCTTCTACAGCCACAAGACCCTCAGCCTGATCTGTTCCATCAGCGATCCACGCACCGGTGATCCCTACGGCCGCTGTCCGCGTTCCCTGGCGGCCAAGGCCCTCTCCTATCTGGAGAAGACCGGAATCGCCGATACGGCCTTCTTCGGCCCGGAGCCGGAGTTCTTCGTCTTCGACGACGTTCGCTATGAGTCGGGCTACGGCAGCAGCTCCTACAGCGTCGATTCGATCGAGTCGCCCTGGAACACCGGTCGCATGGAGGAGGGCGGCAATCTGGCCAACAAGATTCAGCTGAAGGAGGGCTATTTCCCGGTCTCTCCCAATGACACCGTGCAGGACATGCGCAGTGACATGCTCCTCACCATGGGATCCCTGGGGGTTCCCATCGAGAAGCACCATCACGAAGTGGCCAGCGCCCAGCACGAGCTCGGCATGAAGTTCGCCCAGCTCATCGGCGCTGCGGACAACGTGATGATCTACAAATACGTTGTTCGCAACATTGCCAAGAAGTACGGCAAGACCGCCACGTTCATGCCCAAGCCCGTGTTCGCCGACAACGGCACCGGCATGCACGTGCACCAGAGTCTCTGGAAAGCGGGCCAGCCACTCTTCTTCGGCGAGGGAACGTACGCCAACCTGTCGCAGACGGCACGCTGGTACATCGGCGGCCTGCTGCGCCACGCCCCCTCCTTCCTTGCCTTCACCAATCCCACCACCAACAGCTACAAGCGACTGGTCCCAGGGTTCGAAGCACCGGTGAATCTGGTGTATTCCCAGGGCAACCGCTCCGCTGCCGTTCGCATTCCCCTCACCGGCCCGAATCCCAAGGCCAAGCGGCTTGAGTTCCGCTCCGGTGATGCCCTGGCCAACCCCTATCTGGCCTTCAGCGCCATGATGATGGCCGGCATCGATGGTGTGAAGAATCAGATCGATCCCGGTGACGGAACTGATGTGGATCTGTTCGAGCTTCCGGCCGAGGAACTGGCGAAGATCTCCACGGTGCCAGCCTCACTCAATGGGGCGCTGGAGGCTCTCGACGCCGACAAGCACTATCTGATGGAAGGCGGCGTGTTCAGCGAGGATTTCATCAGCAACTGGATCGACCTCAAATACGAGGAGGTGCAGCAACTGCGCCAGCGGCCCCACCCGCACGAGTTCACGATGTACTACGACGCCTGA